The proteins below are encoded in one region of Pseudonocardia sp. DSM 110487:
- a CDS encoding dihydrofolate reductase family protein: MRTLMVTEFISLDGVVQGPGGPDEDRDGGFVHGGWAAPFIDDDVLARAIGVTARADALLLGRRTYEEFAATWPLAPADDPIGSRWAAVRKYVASRTLTAVSWENSTLLEGDVVNAVAELKKSDGGEIQVHGSIQLVQTLLAHDLVDELHLAVMPVLVGSGKRLFGSGTVPARFALLSAGTTRSGVVVGRYVRAGDITYGAVGPETGNW, translated from the coding sequence ATGCGCACTCTGATGGTCACGGAGTTCATCTCGCTGGACGGCGTCGTGCAGGGCCCCGGTGGTCCCGACGAGGACCGCGACGGCGGGTTCGTCCACGGCGGCTGGGCCGCCCCGTTCATCGACGACGACGTGCTCGCCAGAGCGATCGGCGTCACCGCGAGGGCCGACGCGCTCCTGCTGGGCAGGCGGACGTACGAGGAGTTCGCCGCCACATGGCCGCTGGCCCCGGCCGACGACCCGATCGGCTCCCGCTGGGCCGCGGTGCGCAAGTACGTCGCGTCCCGGACCCTCACCGCGGTGAGCTGGGAGAACTCCACACTGCTCGAAGGTGACGTCGTGAACGCCGTGGCGGAGCTCAAGAAGTCCGACGGCGGCGAGATCCAGGTCCACGGCAGCATTCAGCTCGTGCAGACGCTGCTCGCGCACGACCTCGTCGACGAGCTGCACCTGGCCGTGATGCCGGTGCTCGTCGGGTCCGGGAAGCGGCTGTTCGGGAGCGGGACGGTGCCGGCCCGCTTCGCCCTGCTCTCGGCCGGGACCACCCGGTCCGGTGTGGTCGTCGGACGGTACGTGCGCGCGGGCGACATCACCTACGGTGCGGTTGGCCCCGAGACAGGGAACTGGTGA
- a CDS encoding RNA polymerase sigma factor, whose protein sequence is MSDVRRAVADAHRREWATVLAATVRVTRDLDLAEECVQDAYAAALESWTRGGVPSRPGAWLTTAARHNALDVVRRARTQQAKLHLLVEPPALPAVADDRLRLVFLCCHPALAPEAQVALTLRLVCGVPTPDVAQAFLVPEPTMAARITRAKKKIAASRIPFRMPPPGELPGRVDAVLTVIHLLFTTGHTAPAGRVLTRNDLTERALDLARMLHALLPREREVGGLLALLLAGHARRATRTTPDGRLLRLDEQDRAAWDREAIAEADGLVVRSMRGGDPGRFALQAAIATLHAVAPAYEDTDWPQILVLYDELLRRWPSPVVALNRAVAVAMVHGPAAGLAEIDALDGDPRLAGYRYLPAAKADLLGRLGRSADAAAAYKQAIALTANEAERAYLVGRLAEANAPQLGSR, encoded by the coding sequence ATCTCCGACGTCCGGCGCGCCGTGGCCGACGCGCACCGCCGCGAGTGGGCCACCGTGCTCGCCGCGACGGTGCGCGTCACGCGTGACCTGGACCTGGCCGAGGAGTGCGTTCAGGACGCGTACGCCGCCGCGCTCGAGTCGTGGACGCGCGGCGGCGTGCCGTCCCGCCCGGGGGCATGGCTCACCACGGCGGCCCGGCACAACGCGCTCGACGTCGTCCGGCGGGCCCGCACGCAGCAGGCGAAGTTGCACCTGCTGGTGGAGCCGCCCGCGCTTCCGGCGGTGGCCGACGACCGGCTCCGGCTGGTGTTCCTGTGCTGCCACCCGGCGCTGGCGCCGGAGGCCCAGGTGGCGCTCACTCTCCGGCTGGTCTGCGGCGTGCCGACCCCGGACGTCGCGCAGGCCTTCCTGGTGCCGGAACCGACCATGGCAGCCCGGATCACCCGGGCGAAGAAGAAGATCGCCGCGAGCCGCATCCCGTTCCGCATGCCCCCACCGGGCGAGCTCCCCGGCCGCGTGGACGCCGTCCTGACGGTGATCCACCTGCTCTTCACGACAGGGCACACGGCCCCCGCCGGTCGGGTTCTCACCCGCAACGACCTCACCGAACGCGCACTCGACCTCGCCCGCATGCTCCACGCTCTCCTGCCGAGGGAACGTGAGGTGGGCGGGCTGCTCGCGCTGCTGCTGGCCGGCCACGCCCGGCGGGCGACCCGGACCACCCCCGACGGGCGGCTGCTGCGCCTCGACGAGCAGGATCGCGCGGCGTGGGACCGGGAGGCCATCGCGGAAGCGGACGGCCTCGTCGTGCGCTCGATGCGGGGTGGCGACCCGGGGCGGTTCGCCCTGCAGGCCGCGATCGCGACGCTGCACGCCGTCGCCCCGGCCTACGAGGACACGGACTGGCCGCAGATCCTCGTGCTCTACGACGAGCTGCTGCGGCGCTGGCCGTCACCGGTGGTGGCGCTGAACCGGGCCGTGGCGGTGGCGATGGTCCACGGGCCCGCCGCGGGGCTGGCCGAGATCGACGCTCTGGACGGCGATCCGCGGCTGGCCGGATACCGCTACCTGCCCGCAGCCAAGGCGGACCTGCTGGGCCGGCTCGGCCGTTCCGCGGATGCCGCGGCGGCCTATAAGCAGGCGATCGCACTGACCGCGAACGAGGCCGAGCGGGCCTACCTCGTCGGCCGGCTCGCGGAGGCGAACGCCCCGCAGCTCGGGAGCCGGTGA
- a CDS encoding serine/threonine-protein kinase, translating to MDALTALVAGLVASLRTALAADVCPGGWPWAVTVLGIGVGLLPTAGAVLVAVLRKRIGSRYGAGESVLIVLAGVVGAGLLPLAVFNATGRVFRAVALGREVDGLTSDQLADLGTTVCFTPQSAYLGGYTVAAAFDPSYPVRFGLAVVLLVGFPLVAAVCVATQARLALRRGPSWPAKFFWVPLLVLTLLTGRTPAGSTGHLWIGVAIGAFLGIAVVLTVGTPPREVVRRSLAAPAPAPRQPPRMESMRPPVAARRPPAPAGPQTSLADRLARRFAARQPEPPVVIPQPRTASAHQPPPRPLAQSPRGPSGPRPTLVAPSPPAGAGAPRFRLIRRLGSGGFGRVWLAHDARLGHPVALKAAHAPDPETEERIRREARALVAVRHPHCVRIHDLLPATADPGLRELDGLVIVMEYVEGAPLGDLVRTRGPLDDITAARVWVGLAGALGAAHSRGVLHRDVKPGNVVVDQAGLAHLIDFGIARKTGDSTLTMAGFVLGTPDFLAPEVACGERATPASDSWQLAATISYALTGHPPRGGHPDAVSGLRAAATGAPLSHLPPRSAHLNLLRAAMDTDPRRRPQLRAVQSTLEEWLRRAGKRPDGPVGAGAPAR from the coding sequence GTGGACGCGCTCACCGCGCTCGTCGCCGGCCTGGTGGCGAGCCTGCGCACGGCGCTGGCCGCCGACGTCTGCCCCGGCGGATGGCCGTGGGCGGTCACGGTGCTGGGCATCGGGGTCGGGCTGCTTCCCACCGCGGGTGCGGTGCTGGTGGCGGTGCTGCGCAAGCGGATCGGGTCCCGTTACGGGGCGGGCGAGTCCGTGCTGATCGTCCTCGCGGGGGTGGTCGGCGCCGGGCTGCTGCCGCTGGCCGTGTTCAACGCCACCGGGCGTGTGTTCCGGGCAGTGGCCCTTGGCCGGGAGGTTGACGGCCTCACCTCGGACCAGCTCGCCGACCTCGGCACCACCGTGTGCTTCACCCCGCAGTCGGCCTACCTCGGCGGCTATACCGTTGCCGCGGCGTTCGACCCGTCCTATCCGGTGCGGTTCGGCCTCGCCGTCGTCCTGCTCGTCGGGTTCCCGCTGGTGGCGGCGGTCTGCGTGGCCACCCAGGCGCGGTTGGCGCTGCGTCGCGGGCCCAGCTGGCCTGCCAAGTTCTTCTGGGTGCCGCTGCTGGTGCTCACCCTGCTCACGGGACGGACTCCCGCCGGGTCGACGGGCCATCTGTGGATCGGGGTCGCGATCGGGGCGTTCCTGGGTATCGCCGTCGTGCTGACGGTCGGGACCCCGCCACGGGAGGTCGTGCGCCGTTCGCTCGCCGCGCCCGCTCCCGCGCCACGGCAACCGCCGCGGATGGAGTCGATGCGCCCGCCGGTCGCGGCTCGTCGTCCCCCCGCTCCTGCCGGGCCGCAGACGTCCCTTGCCGACCGGCTCGCGCGGCGGTTCGCGGCGCGGCAGCCCGAGCCTCCGGTGGTGATCCCGCAGCCCCGTACGGCGTCGGCGCACCAGCCGCCGCCCCGGCCACTGGCGCAGTCGCCACGCGGACCGTCCGGCCCGCGACCCACGCTCGTCGCGCCCTCGCCTCCGGCCGGGGCGGGCGCGCCGCGGTTCCGGCTGATCCGGAGGCTGGGCTCCGGCGGGTTCGGCCGGGTGTGGCTCGCCCACGACGCCCGCCTCGGGCATCCGGTCGCGCTCAAGGCAGCGCACGCGCCCGATCCGGAGACCGAGGAGCGGATCCGGCGCGAGGCGCGCGCACTCGTTGCCGTCCGCCACCCGCACTGCGTGCGGATCCACGACCTGCTGCCGGCCACGGCCGACCCCGGCCTCCGCGAGCTCGACGGCCTCGTCATCGTGATGGAGTACGTGGAGGGAGCCCCGCTGGGGGACCTCGTGCGCACGCGCGGCCCACTCGACGACATCACCGCCGCCCGCGTGTGGGTCGGCCTCGCGGGCGCGCTCGGCGCCGCACACTCCCGCGGCGTGCTGCACCGTGACGTGAAGCCGGGCAACGTCGTCGTCGACCAGGCGGGGCTGGCGCACCTGATCGACTTCGGGATCGCCCGCAAGACCGGTGACTCGACGCTGACGATGGCGGGCTTCGTGCTGGGCACACCGGACTTCCTGGCCCCGGAGGTGGCGTGCGGCGAGCGTGCCACGCCCGCGTCGGACTCGTGGCAGCTCGCCGCGACGATCTCTTACGCCCTGACCGGGCATCCGCCGCGCGGTGGGCACCCCGACGCGGTGTCCGGGCTGCGCGCCGCGGCGACCGGGGCCCCGCTCAGCCACCTCCCGCCCCGGTCGGCGCACCTGAACCTGTTGCGTGCGGCGATGGACACCGACCCGCGCCGCAGGCCGCAGCTGCGGGCTGTGCAGAGCACGCTCGAGGAGTGGCTGCGCCGGGCCGGGAAGCGCCCGGACGGCCCGGTCGGCGCGGGCGCCCCGGCCCGGTGA
- a CDS encoding lactate 2-monooxygenase: MGVPFGAYGAEIYLQGLADGRPAVPTDPSRLEAAARSVLEDGPFGYVAGGAGTGATMRANRAAFDRYGMVPRMLRDTTERDWSTTVLGTPMPAPLLVAPIGVMSIVHPDGEPAVARAAAELGLPMVLSTASSHTIEEVAAASGDGPRWYQLYWPTEDAVTVSILERARAAGYRVLVVTLDTWTLGWRPHDLDLSYLPFLRGVGTAIPFSDPAFRAGLAAPPEEDLMAAVGRWVPMFTGTAVRWDRLDLLREHWDGPIVLKGVQHVDDALHALDVGIDGIVVSNHGGRQVDRAIGSLDALPGIVAAVDGRAAVLFDSGIRTGADAAVALALGADAVLLGRPYVYGLALGGQDGVRHVLRSVLAELDLTLALSGFADLAQLRAAKDAVTKHG, encoded by the coding sequence ATGGGCGTTCCGTTCGGCGCGTACGGCGCCGAGATCTACCTGCAGGGGCTCGCCGACGGGCGGCCCGCGGTGCCGACCGACCCGTCCCGGCTGGAGGCGGCCGCCCGCTCCGTGCTCGAGGACGGACCGTTCGGCTACGTCGCGGGTGGCGCGGGCACGGGCGCCACGATGCGCGCGAACCGGGCCGCGTTCGACCGGTACGGGATGGTGCCGCGGATGCTGCGCGACACCACGGAGCGGGACTGGTCCACCACCGTGCTCGGCACGCCGATGCCGGCGCCGCTGCTGGTCGCACCGATCGGCGTGATGTCGATCGTGCACCCCGACGGGGAGCCTGCGGTGGCCCGCGCCGCCGCCGAGCTGGGCCTGCCGATGGTGCTCTCGACGGCGTCGTCGCACACGATCGAGGAGGTCGCGGCCGCGTCGGGCGATGGTCCTCGGTGGTACCAGCTGTACTGGCCGACCGAGGACGCGGTCACCGTGAGCATCCTCGAACGGGCGCGGGCCGCCGGCTACCGCGTGCTGGTGGTCACGCTCGACACCTGGACGCTGGGCTGGCGCCCGCACGACCTGGATCTGTCCTACCTGCCGTTCCTGCGCGGGGTCGGCACCGCGATCCCCTTCTCCGACCCGGCGTTCCGGGCGGGCCTCGCCGCGCCGCCCGAGGAGGACCTCATGGCCGCGGTGGGGCGCTGGGTGCCGATGTTCACCGGCACCGCCGTGCGCTGGGACCGGCTCGACCTGCTGCGCGAGCACTGGGACGGGCCCATCGTCCTCAAGGGCGTGCAGCACGTGGACGACGCCCTGCACGCGCTCGACGTCGGCATCGACGGGATTGTCGTGTCCAACCACGGCGGGCGCCAGGTCGACCGGGCCATCGGGTCGCTCGACGCGCTGCCGGGGATCGTGGCCGCCGTCGACGGGCGGGCGGCGGTGCTGTTCGACTCGGGGATCCGCACCGGCGCCGACGCCGCCGTCGCGCTCGCGCTGGGCGCCGACGCGGTGCTGCTCGGCCGCCCGTACGTGTACGGGCTCGCGCTCGGCGGGCAGGACGGGGTCCGGCACGTGCTGCGCTCGGTGCTCGCCGAGCTCGACCTCACCCTCGCGCTCTCCGGCTTCGCCGACCTCGCCCAGCTGCGCGCCGCGAAGGACGCCGTTACGAAACACGGGTGA
- a CDS encoding MarR family winged helix-turn-helix transcriptional regulator, giving the protein MTTGSMETEHIGPAGATEELTELAARLRLVVGRLHRRIRIDGRESIPPLQLSALVTVEQHGPLRLSELARREAVTAPTMSRVLAALDEQGLVIRTPDPHDARGVQIVLSDEGAARLAEVRSHRTALVARRLVRLGDGERQRIVAALPALEALLVDDD; this is encoded by the coding sequence ATGACCACCGGGTCCATGGAGACCGAGCACATCGGGCCGGCCGGGGCAACCGAGGAGCTGACCGAGCTCGCCGCTCGGCTGCGGCTCGTCGTCGGCCGTCTGCACCGTCGCATTCGCATCGATGGACGAGAGTCGATCCCGCCGCTGCAGCTGTCGGCGCTGGTCACGGTGGAGCAACACGGCCCACTGCGGCTGTCCGAACTCGCCCGCCGGGAGGCCGTCACCGCACCGACGATGAGCCGGGTCCTCGCCGCGCTCGACGAACAGGGCCTGGTGATCCGCACCCCCGACCCGCACGACGCGCGGGGAGTGCAGATCGTGCTGTCCGACGAGGGCGCCGCGCGGCTGGCCGAGGTGCGCAGCCACCGCACCGCGCTGGTGGCCCGCCGACTCGTCCGCCTCGGTGACGGGGAGCGGCAGCGGATCGTCGCCGCGCTCCCCGCCCTCGAAGCGCTCCTGGTGGACGACGACTGA
- a CDS encoding MFS transporter — MVAGELRMGTTAGRWVLTTTVLGSGLVFIDGTVVNVALERIGTELDAGFTGLQWTVNAYTLSLASLILLGGSLGDHFGRRRVFVIGVVWFALASLACGLAPDVGTLIAARALQGVGGALLTPGSLALISASFHGPDRAAAVGAWSGLGGIAGAVAPFLGGWLVEWSWRAVFLINLPLAVVIIVLALRHVPESRDTESAPGLDVTGTVLAVVGLGALTYGLTGLGERGAGPLLLGAIAVGVLALVAFVVVERRSPHALVPPALFRDRTFSAANICTVLIYGAMGAVFLLLVLQLQTVAGFTPLGAGAALLPVTALMLAFSARAGSLTGRIGPRLPMTVGPLVSAGGLLLLLRVDATTSWLVDVLPAMLVFGAGLTLTVAPLTATVLDSAPDRYAGAASGVNNAVARAAGLLAVAVVPGLAGIAGEDYTDPAAFDAGFRMAMVIGAGLLAAAALAAFTLIRAPLQAAKAPDREGIRVEECVHCPMTGPPLHPTGTPR, encoded by the coding sequence ATGGTGGCGGGGGAACTGCGGATGGGCACCACGGCGGGGCGGTGGGTGCTCACCACGACGGTGTTGGGATCGGGGCTCGTGTTCATCGACGGCACCGTCGTGAACGTGGCGCTCGAGCGCATCGGCACCGAGCTCGACGCGGGGTTCACCGGCCTGCAGTGGACGGTGAACGCATACACGCTGTCGCTCGCCTCGCTCATCCTGCTCGGTGGCTCACTCGGCGACCACTTCGGGCGCAGGCGGGTGTTCGTCATCGGAGTCGTGTGGTTCGCGCTGGCGTCGCTGGCCTGCGGGCTCGCCCCTGACGTCGGCACGCTGATCGCCGCGCGGGCGCTGCAGGGGGTGGGTGGCGCCCTGCTCACGCCCGGCAGCCTTGCGCTGATCTCGGCCTCGTTCCACGGGCCGGACCGCGCCGCGGCCGTCGGGGCATGGTCCGGCCTGGGTGGCATCGCGGGCGCGGTAGCCCCGTTCCTGGGCGGCTGGCTCGTCGAGTGGAGCTGGCGCGCGGTCTTCCTGATCAACCTCCCGCTCGCCGTGGTGATCATCGTGCTCGCGCTTCGGCACGTGCCGGAGAGCCGCGACACGGAGTCGGCGCCCGGGCTGGACGTCACCGGCACGGTGCTGGCCGTGGTGGGGCTCGGCGCGCTGACCTACGGCCTCACCGGCCTCGGCGAGCGCGGCGCCGGCCCGCTCTTGCTGGGCGCCATCGCCGTCGGGGTGCTGGCACTGGTGGCGTTCGTGGTGGTGGAGCGGCGCTCACCCCACGCGCTGGTGCCACCGGCCCTCTTCCGGGACCGGACGTTCAGCGCCGCCAACATCTGCACGGTCCTCATCTACGGCGCGATGGGCGCGGTGTTCCTGCTGCTGGTGCTGCAGCTGCAGACCGTCGCCGGCTTCACGCCGCTCGGGGCCGGGGCAGCCCTGCTGCCGGTCACGGCCCTGATGCTGGCGTTCTCCGCACGAGCGGGCTCCCTGACCGGCAGGATCGGTCCCCGGCTCCCGATGACCGTCGGCCCGCTGGTGAGCGCGGGAGGACTGCTCCTGCTCCTGCGCGTGGACGCCACGACGTCGTGGCTCGTCGACGTGCTGCCGGCGATGCTCGTGTTCGGCGCCGGGCTGACGCTCACCGTCGCCCCGCTCACCGCCACCGTGCTCGACTCCGCGCCTGACCGGTACGCGGGCGCCGCGTCCGGCGTCAACAATGCGGTGGCCAGGGCCGCGGGCCTCCTCGCGGTGGCCGTCGTGCCCGGCCTCGCGGGCATCGCGGGCGAGGACTACACCGACCCGGCCGCGTTCGACGCCGGCTTCCGGATGGCGATGGTCATCGGTGCGGGCCTCCTCGCGGCGGCGGCGCTGGCCGCGTTCACGCTGATCCGCGCGCCACTGCAGGCGGCGAAGGCACCGGATCGCGAGGGCATCCGAGTGGAGGAATGCGTCCACTGCCCGATGACGGGTCCTCCCCTGCACCCCACCGGCACCCCGCGCTAG
- a CDS encoding YciI family protein translates to MPQYAVLIYEKELPGGVADIPPEVMEANIAAGEKIAAMGVRVVHEQGLQPAAAARTIHKDGLVTDGPFMETKEVLAGFFVVEAPDLDTALAVGKLLPIMDGAVEVRPLL, encoded by the coding sequence ATGCCCCAGTACGCGGTGCTCATCTACGAGAAGGAACTGCCCGGCGGCGTGGCCGACATCCCGCCGGAGGTCATGGAGGCGAACATCGCCGCGGGGGAGAAGATCGCCGCGATGGGCGTGCGCGTCGTCCACGAGCAGGGCCTGCAGCCGGCCGCGGCCGCCCGCACGATCCACAAGGACGGACTCGTCACGGACGGCCCCTTCATGGAGACCAAGGAGGTGCTCGCCGGGTTCTTCGTGGTGGAGGCCCCTGACCTCGACACGGCCCTCGCCGTCGGCAAGCTCCTCCCGATCATGGACGGGGCGGTCGAGGTGCGTCCGCTGCTGTGA
- a CDS encoding heparan-alpha-glucosaminide N-acetyltransferase domain-containing protein: MTGAPATAVVPDVPTSGRGRILGVDAARAVALVGMFATHIFPIRDGREPTLTGLIASGRASALFAVLAGVGVALATGGTQRPRGARAHLGAGAALVVRGLLVGAVGLTLVALEAPVAIILAYYGVLFVVAAFLLRAPRGVLAVGAVLACVLTPVASQLLRVGLPDGTDDQVGWPAFAEPGDALVTLVLTGYYPVLTWTTYLLAGMAVGRLDLRRAQVAGCLLAGGVALAVAAHTASALLLGPGNGVWVLGAEAAARRYGTTPTGNWWWLAVDSPHSGSPLDLAATTGSALAVLGTMLLLARWSRRLVLVPAALGSAPFTLYTLHVIALAVYAGSGSDDLVLWLSHVLVATLIGLGLRLAGLRGPLEAVVSATGRAVRRAVTGITPKTVDSPSARPPGR; this comes from the coding sequence GTGACGGGAGCCCCCGCAACGGCCGTCGTGCCGGACGTCCCCACGTCCGGCCGGGGACGCATCCTCGGCGTCGACGCGGCGCGCGCCGTAGCGCTCGTCGGGATGTTCGCCACGCACATCTTCCCCATCCGCGATGGCCGCGAGCCGACGCTCACCGGTCTGATCGCGTCCGGGCGGGCGTCGGCGCTGTTCGCGGTGCTGGCGGGGGTCGGGGTGGCGCTCGCGACCGGGGGCACGCAGCGGCCGCGCGGGGCGCGGGCCCACCTCGGTGCCGGTGCCGCCCTCGTCGTGCGCGGGCTGCTGGTCGGCGCGGTCGGCCTCACGCTGGTGGCGCTCGAGGCCCCGGTCGCGATCATCCTCGCCTACTACGGGGTGCTGTTCGTCGTGGCCGCCTTCCTGCTGCGGGCCCCGCGCGGCGTGCTCGCGGTGGGTGCGGTGCTCGCGTGCGTCCTCACGCCGGTGGCGAGCCAGCTGCTGCGGGTGGGGCTCCCGGACGGCACGGACGATCAGGTCGGGTGGCCCGCGTTCGCCGAGCCAGGCGACGCACTGGTCACGCTCGTGCTCACCGGCTACTACCCGGTGCTGACGTGGACGACGTACCTGCTCGCCGGGATGGCGGTCGGCCGGCTCGACCTGCGCCGCGCGCAGGTGGCGGGCTGCCTGCTCGCCGGAGGGGTCGCGCTGGCGGTGGCCGCGCACACCGCGTCGGCGCTGCTGCTCGGCCCGGGCAACGGGGTGTGGGTGCTCGGCGCCGAGGCAGCGGCGCGGCGCTACGGCACCACTCCAACGGGGAACTGGTGGTGGCTCGCCGTGGACTCCCCGCATTCCGGCAGCCCGCTCGACCTGGCCGCAACGACCGGGTCCGCGCTGGCCGTGCTCGGCACGATGCTGCTACTGGCGCGGTGGTCCCGGCGGCTGGTGCTGGTGCCGGCCGCGCTCGGCTCGGCGCCGTTCACCCTCTACACGCTCCACGTGATCGCCCTCGCGGTGTACGCGGGGAGCGGGTCGGACGACCTCGTTCTGTGGCTGAGCCACGTGCTGGTCGCCACGCTGATCGGCCTCGGTCTGCGGCTCGCCGGGCTCCGCGGTCCGCTGGAGGCGGTCGTGTCCGCGACGGGCCGGGCCGTCCGCCGCGCCGTGACCGGCATCACACCGAAGACTGTCGATTCACCTTCTGCTCGCCCGCCGGGCAGGTGA
- a CDS encoding DUF427 domain-containing protein — translation MALTRADGPLSAAAPATVNYRIDGPAHKLLMHPFPRRVRAEFAGRTVLDTRGGVLVHETNLLPRLYVPEEDIDQTLFVPSDHTTHCPFKGDATYRTLRVDDRVVENALWAYPDPLPDAKWLAGYASLYWEAADAWFDEDEQVFAHLTDPYTRVDVRPTSRHVQVLAGDTLVAESHHPLVLNETGLPARWYLAPEDVRVPLEPTATRTRCPYKGEASYWSVRLPDGRELTDAVWSYPEPLPESTRIAGRLSFLHEGLTVLVDGEPE, via the coding sequence ATGGCTCTCACCCGTGCCGACGGTCCGCTGTCCGCGGCCGCGCCCGCCACCGTCAACTACCGGATCGACGGGCCGGCCCACAAGCTGCTCATGCACCCGTTCCCGCGCCGCGTGCGCGCCGAGTTCGCCGGCCGCACGGTGCTCGACACCCGCGGCGGCGTGCTCGTCCACGAGACGAACCTCCTCCCGCGGCTGTACGTGCCGGAGGAGGACATCGACCAGACCTTGTTCGTGCCCAGCGACCACACCACGCACTGCCCGTTCAAGGGCGACGCCACCTACCGCACGCTGCGCGTGGACGACCGGGTCGTCGAGAACGCGCTGTGGGCGTACCCGGACCCGCTGCCCGACGCGAAGTGGCTCGCCGGGTACGCGTCCCTCTACTGGGAGGCCGCCGACGCGTGGTTCGACGAGGACGAGCAGGTGTTCGCGCACCTCACCGACCCGTACACCCGCGTGGACGTGCGGCCCACGAGCCGGCACGTCCAGGTGCTCGCGGGCGACACCCTCGTCGCCGAGTCGCACCACCCGCTCGTGCTGAACGAGACCGGCCTGCCGGCCCGCTGGTACCTCGCCCCCGAGGACGTGCGCGTGCCACTGGAACCCACGGCAACCCGCACCCGCTGCCCGTACAAGGGCGAGGCGAGCTACTGGTCGGTGCGGCTGCCGGACGGCCGGGAGCTCACCGACGCCGTCTGGTCGTACCCGGAGCCGCTGCCGGAGTCCACCCGCATCGCCGGGCGGCTGAGCTTCCTGCACGAGGGCCTGACCGTCCTCGTGGACGGCGAACCCGAGTAG
- a CDS encoding SIMPL domain-containing protein, with translation MHRATIPLLAVTFATAALALSGCSAAAAAPPGSAAPPAITARAVGTVVAAPDTATVVLGVETRDRSATAALTANSERANAVIGVLQGAGVAAADIRTSQLTVYPTTAPETGRITGYEVSNQVTATLHDIAAAGAVIDQAAAAAADAIRVQTIQFSIADESTARAEARADAVRSALAQARQLADAAGVGLGPVRSIVELSGEQPPTPYKAEADRAQLAVPIQPGTQELTVTVEVVHDIA, from the coding sequence ATGCACCGCGCCACGATCCCGCTGCTCGCCGTCACGTTCGCAACGGCCGCGCTGGCCCTGTCGGGCTGCTCGGCGGCCGCGGCGGCCCCGCCCGGGTCGGCGGCACCGCCCGCCATCACCGCCCGCGCGGTCGGCACCGTCGTCGCCGCGCCGGACACCGCCACCGTTGTGCTCGGCGTCGAGACCCGCGACCGGAGCGCGACCGCGGCGCTGACCGCCAACTCCGAACGCGCGAACGCCGTGATCGGCGTGCTGCAGGGTGCGGGCGTGGCGGCCGCCGACATCCGCACGAGCCAGCTCACCGTGTACCCCACCACAGCGCCGGAGACCGGCCGGATCACCGGTTACGAGGTGAGCAACCAGGTCACCGCCACCCTGCACGACATCGCGGCGGCCGGCGCGGTGATCGACCAGGCCGCCGCGGCCGCCGCCGATGCCATCCGCGTGCAGACGATCCAGTTCTCCATCGCGGACGAGAGCACCGCGCGGGCCGAGGCACGTGCCGACGCGGTGCGGAGCGCGCTCGCCCAGGCGCGGCAGCTCGCCGACGCGGCGGGCGTCGGTCTGGGCCCGGTCCGCTCGATCGTCGAGCTGTCGGGCGAGCAGCCGCCGACGCCCTACAAGGCCGAGGCCGACCGCGCTCAGCTTGCGGTGCCGATCCAGCCCGGCACGCAGGAGCTGACTGTCACGGTGGAAGTGGTGCACGACATCGCGTGA